The DNA region CGTCTGGCCATCGACAAAGTGACCGTGACCCGTGGACTCCGCGGGAAGCCGTTCGTCGGCGATGTCCGGTGCGCGATTGAGTGGGCTACTCCATCGACTGACTAACCACGCCGCAGGTGAAATCAAAGGCGAAGGTGACGAGTCGGTAACGGCCTGACGAGGGTTCGAGGGAGGAGCGCCTGCGCTCAACCGTCGCGGCAGTGCTTAGGTGACGTCGAGCGCCGTCCCCATCGTCCACAGGGTCCTGTGGGTAACTCCAGTGAGTGACGAGAGTTGGCTATGCTGTAGCTCTGTGTAGCCAGTTGAGCCGTTCTCGGGTCCAAAGTGCCAAACTAACCCCCTATTTCTAACCTCGCGCTTTCACGAGGTGGGGTGTCCGAGGCTTGATCAAATAAGCGGAGAGTGCTCCTGACCTGCAACGATGGGACTTGTCTAGGGTCCTGTTGGCTGCACGGAAAGAAGCACTCTCCAGGTGAAGAAGCGTATCGGGTCGTACCCGCGTGTCCGCATCGAGGGCGGCGGCCGGGCGGTGGTCTCGCAGGCCGGGGGCGTGCTGCTGGTCGAGACCGTCCGCAAGGCTGGCTTGGACACCGCGATATCAGCGGCGCTGCCGCCGTGGCGGAAGGCTCGGGCGGTGCACGACCCGGGCAAGATCCTGCTGGACGTGGCCCTGGCGGTCGCGCTGGGCGGGGACTGCCTCGCGGATGTCGCCATGCTGCGGGCCGAGCCGGCCGTGTTCGGGCCGGTGGCCTCCGACCCGACGGTCTCCCGCCTCATCGACGCCCTCGCAGCCTCCGGGGAGAAAGCCCTGCGGGCCATCCGTGCCGCGCGGGCTGAAGCCCGCCGACATGTCTGGCGGTTGGTCGACCGGGAAGCGCCTGATGCGGGCGGGACGGTGACCGTGGACCTCGACGGGGTGCTGGTGATCGCGCACTCGGACAAGGAGGACGCCGCACCCACGTGGAAGCGAACCTACGGCCACCATCCGCTGATGGGGTTCGTCGACCACGGACGGGGCGGCACGGGTGAACCGGTCGCGGCCCTGCTCAGACCGGGCAATGCGGGATCGAACACGACCACCGACCACATCACCGCCGCCCAACTGGCCTTGGCCCAGCTGCCGAAGAAGTACCGGCGCGGGCGCCGGACCCTGATCCGCACCGACTCCGCGGGCGGCACCCACGACTTCGTCGCCTGGCTCGCTCAGCGGGGACGGTGGCTGTCCTACCCGAGGCGATCCACCAGCATGTGCTGAAGGTTCCGGCATCGGCCTGGACTGCGGCCGTCGAGGCGGACGGCGAGATCCGCGACGGCGCCTGGGTCGCTGAACTCACCGGCGACGTTCTGGACGGCTGGCCCAAGGGCATGCGACTGATCGTCAGGAAGGAACGACCTCACCCCGGAGCCCAGTTGCGGCTCACGGATGCGGACGGCATGCGGCTGACCTGTTTCGCCACCAACATCCTGGGCCGGCCGATCGCCGAGCTCGAGCGCCGTCACCGCTTGCGGGCCCGGGCCGAGGACCGCATCCGCGCCGCCCGGGCCACCGGCCTGCGCAACCTGCCCCTGCACCGCACGGCCCAGAACCGGATCTGGCTGGAGATCGTGCAGATCGCTCTCGACCTGCTGGCCTGGATGCCGATGCTCGCTCTGACCGGCAAGGCCAGGCTCCGGGAACCCCGCCGACTACGGCTCCGCCTGTTCACCGCGGCCGGACAGCTCGTGACCACCGGCCGTCGGCGAATCCTCCGCCTGGCTCGGCACTGGCCCTGGATCGGCCACATCACCGCCGCCCTCGACCGGCTCACCCAACTGCCTGACACTGGCTGACCAGCGGATTCCCCGTCCCTTCGACAGCACCTCAACACCCGGAGCAGTGGATTCCGGCGCCACCCCGAGGCGACACCCGGGCCCTCGGCCTGCACAGCCTCAGCCCACGGCACAAAAACGGTCCACCGACTCCGTCGGCGGACCGTCACGAAACTTCGAGGCTAGAACGGGGTTACGCCCGTTTCGATGATGCGACGGCGCATAGGTACGGGGCTGCCTTCGGCAGGAAAACCACCTCCCCGAGAACGTCGATGCCTTGTGCGCCCGGGATACCGGTGAAGGCGAAGGAGCGGCTCGACGTCACGCCGCACTGGCCCAACTGGGTAGAGGCGCCTGATTCAGGATCAGGATGTTGGGGGTTCGAATCCCTCGTGCGGCACCACGCCTCCGTAGTTCAGTTGGCCAGAGCGCCGACCTCGTAAGTCGGAAGTCGCGCGTTCGAGTCGCGCCGGGGGCTCACATGACGGTGCGCGGCTCCCTGAAGAGCCGCGCACACTGACTGGCTAGTGCTTTACGGCAACGATGATTGCCAATACGAGCACTAGGGCGAAGGCCAAAGTCTCCACCTTTCCACCTCCCTCCTCCGGGGTTCAGCCCTGGCCCACAGGGAGTGGGCCAGGGCCGCCCCGCGATCAAGCGGAGGTGGCGTCGATCTGAGTATGCATCAACCGACGTCGCAGTGCACGCCGTTCGGGACGTAGCTCAGCCAGGTCAGAGCGCCCGCTTTGGGAGCGGGAGGCCACAGGTTCGAATCCTGCCGTCCCGACGTATCCGGCGACCGGAAGGCCCGGTCACAAGGCTCCGCCGGAGGCAGAGGCTGCCGGAGACACTCACGGAGGCCACATGCCACGCGCAGCAGTACCCGTAACGTCCGCGAGCCGCTCCGGCGTCGCGCTCACGCCGACGACCGGCGACCCGGTGAACAACCACTACGTCGACAACGACGGGCGGACGGGCATCATCGTGAAGAACGCAGGCAGCACCGTTGCCCGCACGGTGACGTTCCGTCTGGCGCGCACTGTCGACGGCTTCAGCGTCAGTCCGCGGACTGAGTCACTCGCCGTGGGCGAGGAGCAGCTCTTCGGCCCGTTCGCCATCAGCGAGTACGGCGGTCGACTCCTCGTCGACGTCGACAATGCGGAGCTGAAGCTCACGCCGATCAGGATCTGAGCCACACGACACAGCCCCGCCCCGGAGGATGATTCCCGGGAGCGGGGCTGACGACGTTCAGGACTTGGGCAACTCGATCGTGAAGACAGGCTCTTCGGCCTCCGAATCCTCGCTACCGACGTAGCTGACGATCCCGCTCTTCCGGGCGACGTCGAGGATGACGCTGCCTGTCACGGACTGCCCCGGCTTGTAGGTGGCGTCCAAGTCCGGCCCTTCGCCGACGCTTTCGAGCGTCGTAGCGTCCTGCGCGGCCGTCTGCTCGTCCTCCCACGTCATGAGGCCGTACGCGGAGAACTCCGCTGGAGCCTTGCCGACGTTCTTCAGCGTTAGAGCTCGTAACACGATCTTGGTGAAGTGCCCTGGCCGGGCGTGACCGACGTGACGATTCGGCCGTTCGGGTGGGTGTGAGTACTCGGCCGTGGATCGTGGATGACGACTTGTGGGTGTTGATCGAGCCACTGCTGCCGCCCTGGCCGGAGCGGGCGCCGGGGCCGCTGCCGGTGGCGGACCGGCTGTGTCTGCAGGGCATCCTGTACGTCCTCTGCAACGACATAGCCTGGCAACTGCTGCCGCTGGAGCTGGGGTTCGGCTCTGGGCAGACCTGCTGGCGGCGCCTGGAACGGTGGCAGCAGGCCGGTGTCTTCGACCAGCTGCACCGCATCCTGCTCGCCGAGTTGAACGCGGCCGGCGAACTCGACTGGTCGCGCGCGTGTGTGGACGGCTCCCACATCCGCGCGAAAAAGTGCCTCTATGGCTTTCGTCAAGCCGTAGCTGGTGTGGGTGGTTGGTAGAAGGTGCCGTCGCGGAGCATGGCGAAGAGGACGTCGATGCGACGTCGGGCCAGGGCTATGAGAGCGGCGATGTGGTGTTTCCCCTCGCGTCGTTTGCGGTCGTAGTAGGCACGTGACTCCGGCTGGGAGAGCGAGGCGAACGCGGCGAGGTAGAAGGCCCGTTTGAGTTGTTTGTTGCCACGCTTGGAGGGGTGCTCGCCGCGGATGGACGATCCGGAGTTCCGGGTCACGGGTGCCAGGCCGGCGTAGGCGGCGAGATGTCCGGCGCTGGCGAAGCCGCTGCCGTCGCCAACGTCGATGAGGATGCGGGCCGCGGTCCTGACCCCGATGCCGGGCATGGAGATCAGGACTTGGGAAAGAGGGTGGGCCTCCAGGAGTTCCTCGATCCGGGCGGCGAGGAGTTTGCGCTGGTCAAGGACGGACTGGAGAGAGCTGGCGAGGCTGGGGACGATCAGCGCGGCAGCGTCGGTGCCCGGAACGACGACAGTCTGTTCGTCGAGTGCGGTGAAGATGTCTTCGACCAGCCGCTCGGCCATCCGCGGCGCCTTCGGCCGAATCAGGGTGATCAACCGTCGCCTTCCGGCTTTGCGGATCTGGGCCGGTGAGCCGAACTGGTCCAGCAGCCTGAGCACAGCCGGGTGCTGGATCCGTGGGCCCAGGACACGCTCGAGCGACGGGTGGATCTGGGTGAGCAGGCCGCGGAGTCGGTTTGCGGTCCGGGTGGACTCGCCCGCCAGGTCGTCGTCGAACCCGGCGATCATGGCGAGCTCGGCGACGGTCTCGTCGTCGGGATTGATCGTCCGCAGGGTGTGAGGCATCGTTCTGGCGGCGTCCGCGATGACGAAAGCGTCACGGGCGTCGGTCTTGGCCTCACCAGGGTAAAGATCGGCGATCCGCCGCATCGTCAGGCCGGGCAGATAGGCGACCTGGCAGCCTGCATCCCGGGCGACTGCCAGGGGCAGAGCCCCGATGGAAGCCGGCTGGTCAACGACAACCAGCACCGTTCCGTGCTTGGCCCGGAGTTTGTCGAAGAGCTCCCGCAGCTTCAGCTCGTTGTTGGGCAGCGGCTTGTCGAACACCTTCTTCCCCGCGAGGTTGACGGCGGTGGCGTGGTGTTCGCCCTTGCCGACATCCAGCCCCAGATAGACACCGACGCCAGTTTCGTCCGCCATACCCTTCGCTCCCGTGCTCGTGCTCTCCCCGGCCCTCACCTGCGGCATCAGCGTGCCGGCATCCACGTTACGAAGAGACTGCCTTCCCCGGGTCCCGGTTCGGCGCTCGAGCCTCTAATCAGCGGTCTGCCAATGCCTTCGATCCCGGTGACACCACTTTTTCGATCATCGTCGACGAGGGGGCGAAGTCATGCCGGGGCCGAAGGCCGGGAGCCTCATCGCGAGGCCACGAAGAAGGTAACGGGGGAGCCGATACCGGTCCGTCGCCGGTCGACCGGCGGAAGACGGGCAGCAAGCACCACTTGATCTGCGATGGACGCGGCACCCCGCTCAAGGTCATCACTACCGCTGCCAACGTCAACGACGTCACCCAGACCCTCGCCCTGGTTGACGGCATCCCGCCTGTTGCGGGCCGCCCCGGCCGCCCGCGCCGCCGCCCCGACTCGCTGCTCGGCGACAAGGGCTACGACTCCAACTCCCACCGCGAAGAGCTGCGCAAGCGGCGGATCCTGCCGGTCATCTCCCGCAAGGGCTCCCCGAACATCAAGGGTCTGGGCAAACTCCGCTATGTCGTCGAGCAGACCTTCGCGCTCCTCCACCAGTTCAAGCGCCTCACCGTCCGTTGGGAACGCCGCACCGAACTCCACGACGCCTTCGTTTCATTGGCCTGCGCCCTCATATGCTGGAGGCGGCTGAAGAAGCACCGATCATGATCGTGTTGCGAGCTCTACGCCCAGTCCACGCCGAGCTTGGCGAGGGCGACGAGTTTGTCGGCGGTGAGCTTGGCCCGTCTGTTCTTGCGCGGTTCAGCCTTTCAGCCGGGGGAAGAGGTCGTCGAGCAGTCCGTGGACCGCGTCGAGGGCCTGGGCTCCGGTGGCCGTGCTCAGATCGACGGGCGGCGCCGGCACCTCGAGTTCGGTGCCGAGGGCGAGAGCGCCGGCGAACACCGCCCTGGCGTGGCTTCCGAGCGGTGCGTCCAGTGGCACGAGGGATTCGTGCAGGGGCGGAACGGGCCGGGCGACCGGCTCGGGCCAGTCCTCCGGGGTTCGTGGTGAATCGAGTGTGAACACGTCGGTGAACGTCCGGGCGGCGGCGTCGCGCGCCGTGAGCGGGGGACCGAGGCGCCACTTCTCGCGCAAGGTGGCGATGACGGAGGTGGCCCAGTGCTCCTCGTTGACGACGGTCCGGGGCGGGACCCAGGCCGAGACGGCGATCGTGGGGATGCGTACGCCGAGCCGGTCGAAGCGGAAGCCGAACTGGCCCGCGGGGGCGCCGGCGGTGGGTGCGGGTGCGGTGCCGGGCGGTACGTGGTCGTAGGTGCCGCCGTGCTCGTCGAAGGTGACGAGGAGGGTCGTGTTCAGGTGGTTCGAGCCGTGCAGGGAGGACGCGGAGCGTACGGCGTCGTAGATCCGGGCGAGTAGCTCCTCGCCGCCGAGGACGCTGGAGGGGGGATCCCACACCAGGCCCGGGGCTGCGGACCAGAATGGCGGGTGCATGTCGTTGTGGTCCCAGCCGATGATCTGCGGTTCGATGAAGGAGTAGCGGGGCAGCTCGCCGTGTTCGGCGTCTTCGAAGAACTGGTCGGTGGAGAAGAAGTTCGTCGCGAAACGGGGCCGTAGCCGGGGGGCGTGGATGAGTCCGGTGAGGGAGTAGCGCGAGGGTGGGTCGCAGTACACCCGCCAGTCCAGGCCTGCCGCGTCGAGGCGGTCGAAGAGGGTCTCGGCCGTGTTGTCGCCTACGAAGTCCGAGCCGTCCCCCATGTTCACGACCTGCCCCGACGCGCTGGCGGCGTGGAAGAAGGACCGGTTGGTGAAGGTCTGCGAGGGCACGTCGCAAAACCAGTGGTCGAAGGTCGCGAAACCCTTGGCCAACGATGAGATCACCGGCATCTGCTCGGGCGTGTAGCCCGCCATGATCTGCCGGTACTCCTGGAAGAACGGCTGGCGGCCCGTGCTGGCCCACCACGTGCTGATGTAGTCGGCGACGAACCCGTCCATCGTGGGCCGCGTGCCGGCCGGTGGCGCGTTGTAGGGCGGGCCGAACGCGGATTGTCCAGGCTTGTCGAGCACGTTGAACAGCTGCGTGTTCACGTGCGGGTACTCCTCACCCGGATCGAGGCTCGGGGTGTTCATCGAGGTGGCGACATCGTAGTGGACGCTGCCGCGCTCCGGTCCGTCGTCGGCCCAGTCCGGTATCGGGTTCGCCAGGTCCTTCCCCGCGACACCGTCGAAGGCATCGACCTCACCGGGTTCGTAGAGGCGGCCGAGCAGGTTGTCGAAGGACCGGTTTTCGAACATCATCACGACGACGTGGTCAAGGGCGTTCTCGCGGGTGGGAGCCACTGCCATCACCTCGCCACTCGGAAAGCCCCCACCCACAAGTGTCCGCCGTCCGACAGCGGCCCGCATCTGGCCATCCACAGATGATTGCTGTCTCACGAGGCCCGAGCCCTGCATCAAGCGCCCAGGCGCCCACCGCGCTGTCGAGCGTAGCCTCGTCCGCCACCAGCACCCTCAAACAGATTCCGCTCATGATCGTGTTACGTGCTCTTAGGACGAGCTTTACGAACTGACCTTGCTCCGGCTCATTCGTCGTGCCGATTTCGTCGGGTGTGACGTACTCCGCGCCGGCGACGTTGACTTGCATCTTCGACGTGACCTTGAAGTTCTCGCCGATGGTGTCCGTCAAAGCGGAACAAGCTCAGTACAACGAGGCCGAAGCGTATGCACCCAGCCCTGGAGGACTGAGACTCAAGCGGTGCCTATGTGGCGTTGAAGGTGGGCACGGTCTACATGTCCTCCGTCAGCCGCTTCCTCGAAGGCTGCTGCCTACCGCCTCCGCCAGAAATGCATCAGTTCTGCAAGTGCCCTGATGATTTCCGGGCGCTCTTGAGTCTCTGCGTTGCGGAGCGAAATCAGGAGAGACAGAAGGATCGCGAGCGCGATCATGCCGATGACGCAGAGCAGCAACCAAGGCGTACCGACGGCGATTTGTTCTAGAACGGCCCACACGGGTGGAACCCTTTCGAGACGGTGGATGCCGCTTGCGAAAGGGTTCGAAGCCACGAAATCGGCATCCCCAACGACGCAGGCGGCTGCCTGCAATCCCCAGCGGTGTCCGCGCACACCGGGTCCGTCTCCCGAGACGGGTCGTCGAGGCCGTAATGGGCCGCTTACTACTGCTCGTTGCTCCACAGAGCGCGGTTCGGTTAGGCGCACTGTGTACGCCTCAACTCAGGCACCTTGGACTCAACGGCCAGCCTTCCGACTGGCGGTGCCGTGGGCAGCAAACGAAACTCTACAGCGACAAACGGGTCACTGTCCGCGCCATGCGCGGATGATGGCGGCCCGCTGTGAGGGGGGCAGTGCTGCGTGTGAGCAGCACGAGCGTTGCGCAGTGGAGGAAGTCGCGCACGACGACCACGATGGCAAGGGCGCTCGTGGACGTTGTCGCCACGTCGGAAAGAGTGAGAGGCACAGGACGGCCCTTTCAGGGCTCGTGTCGTCCATCTGTGAAGCACGCGATCGGACCCTACCGACAGACGACAACGGTCTGAGGCTGCGGCTCTCTGTGGTGAGAGCGTCCATGTGGGTCCACGCATGGTCGCGGCTGATATGCATCCCAGCAGTCAACAACGGTAGCAGGAGCGCCAGGTGCTCGCCCGAGCGCACAACGCCCGCAGTGGAGGACTAGCCCATGAGTGGCGCACACGTGGTGATGGAGGAGGCAGACGACACGGGCGAGGATGGAGTGATCGTCACGCGTGTGATCATCAAAGGCGTTGACGTTGGTCGACTCGCAGAAGCACCGAAGATCGTCGTCGGTATGAAGGACGAGGTCACGAAGGTCACCCTGACACTCGTGCCGAGCCGCCTGGAGATCCGCGGCGAACTGTCCGACGGCGAGCGTCGCGAGCCTCGCGCCGGCTTCGCTGCGAAGATCAACTGACCATGATAGCCAGGGGGGTGACCCCCGATCGGGATCTTTGCCGACCGTAAAGGTGCTGGGCCTCGCGCCCTGTACGGGTCTGGGGATCCCAGATGTAACGGCTAAGCCTGCGGCGCTGGTCGGCCGCGAGCGGGTCGCACACGGTCTCCTGGGGGTGTCTGAGCGCCGCGCGAGCGGCTAAGCGTTTTTTTACTCGCCGGCTGTACCTGACGGATATGAAACTCCCTGGTCAAAAGCCTGTAGCCGTTACACGCCGCTTGCTAGGCTGGAGTCATGATGAAGACGGAGCGACTGTGCGCGCACTGCGGAGGCGACATGCCTCTAGCCGCGCGAGCCGACGCCCGCACGTGCTCCACACGGTGCCGGGTCGCCGCGCACCGCGCGGAGAAGAAGCGAGTGTTCCCCGTCGAGCTGACGACCCGCGACAGGTGGGTGCGTCGAGCTTCCGACAAGCGTCCGCTGACGACGACCGGCAGGGCCGCGTCAAGCACTGACGCCGGCACGTGGAGTACGCACAAAAACGCCGCGGAGTCCGTGGCGGGCGTCGGTCTGGGCTTCGTCCTCTCCGACGTCGATGACGTGGTCTGCATCGACCTGGACCACTGCCTGAATCCGATCACCGGGCGACTCGCCCCGTGGGCCGCAGCCATCGTTCGCGACGCGGGCGCCACCTACGTAGAGGTGTCCCCGTCCGGCGACGGCTTGCACATCTGGGGCCGCGCGGACGTCCGACAGGGACGCCGCATCCGACGCCCCGACGGTACGGCCGTAGAGATCTACGGGACCGGTCGGTACATTGCAATGACGGGGCGCCGACATGGTCACTCGCCGTCAATCCTTGGGGATGTTTCTGCCCTGCTTCGTGTGATTGCTCGCGGCCTACGCTGAACCAGTTCTGACCAGAGCCCTACCGTGTGCTAGTGGGTCCAGGATGCGTGTCAGCAATTCTCGACAGAAGAGGGTACGGAAGCGGAGATGGATGCGACTCTGGGGATTCAGGCTCGCATCGGGGGATGGCCATGACGTATTCCGACCCAACTACCAACGGTGCATCACGGGCGAAGAAGCCTCCGGAGCACTGGGTTGCCGTTGCTGCTCTGATCACTGCCGCAACTGGGGTCTTGACGTTCTTGGCCGGGTACATCGGCTTACCGGCGGCAGGGTTTGACTCGCCTGCCGGGAGCGCTGCCACCGTGACGGCAACTACGACGGTGACCACTACCGCTACGCCCAAGACTCCTGATTCGTCTGAAACTTCCGATGGAAAGACGCCCTCCGCTGGTTCTGTCACTGAGCGCTGGTCGGGGCCACTGCTTATTACCTCTGTGCGGGACTACGATCTGGATCTGACACCTCCGGAGACAACGGTTAGCACTACGACCGATATCGGCCTCGTGGAGACTAGTGATGGGCAGGAAGCAGTTTTTGACGACTACAACCCTCTGGCTCTAGTCCCTGAGGGGGAGGAGCCGGATGCTGCTGGATGTGCGCTCCTATCCAAAACGCAGTCAAAATCTGGCCTGTCTGTCAAAGTTGGGCGCAGTTTTTGTCTGCGCACAGATAAGGGACGCAGTGTGCTTGTCACGGTGAAGGCCCTGAACGTGGATGCCGTGACGATCGATGTGACCATCCGTGTCTGGGAGAAGGGGCAGTAGTCGAAAGGTCAGGCGTTGCCCCATCGCAATGACGGGGCGCCGGCATGGCGACACCCCGTCAATCCTTGCGGACGTCAGCCTCGTTGTTCGTCGACTGACGGCGACTCCGTGACCTGTTGGCGCTGCGGACCGCGGATCTCGTCTTGCAGTTCGCGGACAGCTCGTACCGCCTTGCTGGCTTCCTTGCACACGGCGGGAACCTTCTTCAGCGCCGTCACGAGGACCCAGGACAGGGCACCGATGAACGCCACGATCACGGCTGCCCAACCATAGATTTCCATCAGGTCCGTAGACCCTTCCCTTACGGGTGGTCGGGAACCGAGCAAAAAGGGCGCGCTCGGCCCGACCACATGACAGTGGTCGAAACCGAGATGCGCCCTCGACGGCCGCGTCCTAGGGGCCTGGGGGCCCGTTGGCGCGAAGTACGAATCTCGAAGATCGTGCAAGTAACCAGACTCTGAACTCCGCTGTGAGGCCCGTCGCGCCCGTAGCGGAGGATTGGTCTCCAGCATCGAACCCTAACAACTTCCCCACGCGCGTTCAACTGCTCTCCGTGTGGGCTTCGTTACAGAACGGGAGGTGCCATGGCTGGTCGCGGACCCGCCCCGAAGGACCCAATCAAGCGTCGTCGGCGCAACGCCGCTGAGCCGGAGACGGTCATCGTCAACGACGGTGAACTTCGCGGCCCTGACCTCCCTGAGGGCGTCCTCCCCGGTGACGAGGAGTGGCACCCTGTGACGGTCAAGTGGTGGCGCACCTGGCGCGTCTCACCGATGGCCGTGAACTTCCTTGAAACCGATTGGGCGTTCCTCCTCGACGCTGCACTGATGCACCACACGGCGTGGACGAAGGGGAAGTGGGAGTACCTGAGCGAAGTCCGCATGCGCTCCTCGAAGTTCGGCGCCACGCCGGAGGATCGCGCCCGCTGAAGCTGAAGGTCGACGACCCGACGAGCAAGCCGGCGACAACCGCGAGGCACTCGGGGAATGTCTCTGACATCAACTCGCGGCGAGCCCGCCTCACTGGTTAGGACACCGGATGCCGCACGTCACTGTGCGCGCCCCCGGTCACGACCGCTCCCGCTCGCTCGGGTGGATGGCGGTCGCGTGGATGGAGTACTTCGTCGTACACGGCCCTGGCGACGTCCAGGGCGAGCCCGTACGGCACCGAGACGAGTACACAGGCTTCGTCGTGGACTGCTACGCGGTCGACGACAACGCCGGCAAGCTCCTCCACCCGCGCGGCGGACAAGGCGACCGTCCAAGCCGTTCAAGCTGGAACGCGTGCGCACCCCTGACGGCCCGGTGCCCTCGTCGGTGCACACGGCCGACTGCTACATGGCCGGCCAGTTCGCGCACGCCGTCAACGCGATGGAGGCGCGCATAGCAATCACTGACGGGAACCTGGAGGTGTGCCAGTTCTGTAGGCCGGAAACGGAGCTTGGGTTCGACGACGAGTGACCTGCCGTGCGAGTGCTGAAGCGGCGAGGTTGGACCCCTGCTGTTCATGAAGGATGCGGCCTATCGTCGCTGCATGGGGGACGACAGCGGGAAGGCGCAGGACCGCGTTCGGCTCGGCCGGCGGCTGCGGTGGATCGGCCTCAGCCTTTTCTTTGCCGTGGTCGTCGTCGCTGTCTTTTCCCCGCTACCCGGCGACGGCAGCGATCCGCATATTGGCTTGCCGACGAGGCCGCAGACCGTCATCAGCGAACCGTCTTACCAACTACCGCCAGCGAGTACGCCGGAGTCCACAACAGCCACGTCGGACGCCCCAGTGCCGAGTGAGTCGGCTGTGGACCCTCCTGGGCCGTACGAGCCCGCGGAGCCCATCGCGAGCCCCAACAGCGCGGCCGAGATCATCAAGGCCATTGCCTATCTCGTGGGAGCGATAGGCGGTGCGGCTGCCGCCGTTGTCGGGCAGGTGGTGTCTGTGCGTGCAACGCGGCAGGTGGCAGCGAGGGATGCACAGCCGTGACGCTGGGCGGCAGTTGCCCATGCGACAGGCGCTCTTGACGGTGGATACCCGTTGGCGTGATGTTCGTAGAACATTGCGCAATCTGCGTGACAAGGAGACTGGTCATGACGCTACGGTTCATCGCTAAGGACCCTGAGACCAACGGCGACCACTGCCCGACGGCGTGGGTCCGGCACGAGGAGAAGGAGATTGTGTTCCAAGGCTGGTTGGCAGACGCCGCACTAGAGGCGGAATGCCTGGCAACGGGACCGATCCCCGACAATGAGGGGGTCATCCGGCTACCCTTCCGCATGATTCAGGCGATCAGGGAGGCGTGCGATGTTGCCGAAGGTGCCACCGTTCGCTGAGCTTATGGAGTCCTGCCGTCGCTCAGCCGTTCACCTGGAGACGCGCGACGTCTACGGCGTGGCCGACGAGGACGAGGACTTCGCAGCGTGGAAGGCGGGGCGCCGATACGACCTGGCGGACCGCTCCTCCTGGTGGAACAGCTTTCACGACACCGTGGCCGATGCTGTGGGCCGTGGGGTCGTCATGCGGCGGGCGCGCGTCGTGTCGGAGCCTGT from Streptomyces sp. NBC_00258 includes:
- a CDS encoding IS110 family transposase, with amino-acid sequence MADETGVGVYLGLDVGKGEHHATAVNLAGKKVFDKPLPNNELKLRELFDKLRAKHGTVLVVVDQPASIGALPLAVARDAGCQVAYLPGLTMRRIADLYPGEAKTDARDAFVIADAARTMPHTLRTINPDDETVAELAMIAGFDDDLAGESTRTANRLRGLLTQIHPSLERVLGPRIQHPAVLRLLDQFGSPAQIRKAGRRRLITLIRPKAPRMAERLVEDIFTALDEQTVVVPGTDAAALIVPSLASSLQSVLDQRKLLAARIEELLEAHPLSQVLISMPGIGVRTAARILIDVGDGSGFASAGHLAAYAGLAPVTRNSGSSIRGEHPSKRGNKQLKRAFYLAAFASLSQPESRAYYDRKRREGKHHIAALIALARRRIDVLFAMLRDGTFYQPPTPATA
- a CDS encoding IS5 family transposase is translated as MVDEGAKSCRGRRPGASSRGHEEGNGGADTGPSPVDRRKTGSKHHLICDGRGTPLKVITTAANVNDVTQTLALVDGIPPVAGRPGRPRRRPDSLLGDKGYDSNSHREELRKRRILPVISRKGSPNIKGLGKLRYVVEQTFALLHQFKRLTVRWERRTELHDAFVSLACALICWRRLKKHRS
- a CDS encoding alkaline phosphatase family protein, with protein sequence MAPTRENALDHVVVMMFENRSFDNLLGRLYEPGEVDAFDGVAGKDLANPIPDWADDGPERGSVHYDVATSMNTPSLDPGEEYPHVNTQLFNVLDKPGQSAFGPPYNAPPAGTRPTMDGFVADYISTWWASTGRQPFFQEYRQIMAGYTPEQMPVISSLAKGFATFDHWFCDVPSQTFTNRSFFHAASASGQVVNMGDGSDFVGDNTAETLFDRLDAAGLDWRVYCDPPSRYSLTGLIHAPRLRPRFATNFFSTDQFFEDAEHGELPRYSFIEPQIIGWDHNDMHPPFWSAAPGLVWDPPSSVLGGEELLARIYDAVRSASSLHGSNHLNTTLLVTFDEHGGTYDHVPPGTAPAPTAGAPAGQFGFRFDRLGVRIPTIAVSAWVPPRTVVNEEHWATSVIATLREKWRLGPPLTARDAAARTFTDVFTLDSPRTPEDWPEPVARPVPPLHESLVPLDAPLGSHARAVFAGALALGTELEVPAPPVDLSTATGAQALDAVHGLLDDLFPRLKG
- a CDS encoding DNA primase; amino-acid sequence: MMKTERLCAHCGGDMPLAARADARTCSTRCRVAAHRAEKKRVFPVELTTRDRWVRRASDKRPLTTTGRAASSTDAGTWSTHKNAAESVAGVGLGFVLSDVDDVVCIDLDHCLNPITGRLAPWAAAIVRDAGATYVEVSPSGDGLHIWGRADVRQGRRIRRPDGTAVEIYGTGRYIAMTGRRHGHSPSILGDVSALLRVIARGLR
- a CDS encoding phage terminase small subunit — protein: MAGRGPAPKDPIKRRRRNAAEPETVIVNDGELRGPDLPEGVLPGDEEWHPVTVKWWRTWRVSPMAVNFLETDWAFLLDAALMHHTAWTKGKWEYLSEVRMRSSKFGATPEDRAR
- a CDS encoding DUF6233 domain-containing protein, with amino-acid sequence MERVRTPDGPVPSSVHTADCYMAGQFAHAVNAMEARIAITDGNLEVCQFCRPETELGFDDE